From Candidatus Zixiibacteriota bacterium, a single genomic window includes:
- the ybgF gene encoding tol-pal system protein YbgF produces the protein MKTQLEFLERSTLQMQDRIRDLDSLFRLTVEKNVAYQADLKVALADMMDKMNTIDGRLTDIESQMANRPGSYVQTPVRPNATTAATDTAKATDESDMPQVNPSSVYENATKDMREGRFDLAILQFNEFLKQFPDSPQADDAQYWLAECYYAKKEYARAIPEFEKVEKTYPQSDKLTESIFKLGRCYQETGNVARARPIFNRLIKDYPDSFEARQAQDRLKEME, from the coding sequence ATGAAGACACAGCTGGAATTTCTGGAACGCTCGACCCTGCAAATGCAGGACCGCATCCGCGATCTTGATTCCCTCTTTCGCCTCACCGTCGAGAAGAACGTAGCGTATCAGGCCGATCTCAAGGTGGCGCTGGCCGACATGATGGACAAGATGAACACGATCGACGGCCGATTGACGGATATCGAGAGCCAGATGGCCAATCGCCCGGGCAGCTATGTTCAGACCCCGGTAAGACCGAACGCGACGACTGCGGCGACCGACACGGCCAAGGCAACCGATGAGTCCGACATGCCGCAAGTGAATCCCAGCAGCGTCTATGAAAATGCAACCAAGGACATGCGGGAAGGGCGATTTGACCTGGCGATTCTGCAGTTCAACGAGTTTCTCAAGCAATTCCCCGACAGCCCACAGGCGGACGACGCGCAGTATTGGCTGGCGGAATGCTACTATGCCAAGAAGGAGTATGCCCGCGCGATCCCGGAATTCGAGAAGGTTGAAAAGACCTACCCACAAAGCGACAAGTTGACCGAGTCGATTTTCAAGCTCGGACGCTGTTACCAGGAGACCGGCAACGTTGCGCGCGCCCGGCCGATCTTCAATCGCCTGATCAAAGACTATCCCGATTCCTTCGAAGCGCGCCAGGCGCAGGACCGCCTCAAGGAAATGGAATGA